From the Anaeromyxobacter dehalogenans 2CP-1 genome, the window CTGCCTTCTTCGTCCCGGCCTCGGGTCCGCGCGCGGTCATCGGAGTGCGTCCCGGGGCTGCGCGCGGGCGGTGAACGTCACGTGGACGCAGCAGAGCGCGGTGACCGCCCTCGCGGCGGCGGTCGTGGCGCGGGGGCGCGAAGGCTCGGCCGCACGGGCCGGCGCCTGCAGGGTCGTTTCCATGCGATGCTCCTCGATGTCCGTTCGCGGGTTCGACGGCTACCCGCCGAGCCGGGCCGCGTACTCACCGACCAGGCGCTGCCAGCCGGCGAGCTTCATCGCGTCCGGCCCGACGATGCGTACGATGGGCTCGCCCGCCAGGCGCCGGTCCAGCACGTCCAGGCAGACGTGCCACCCGGCGGCGCCCCACGACACGAAGCGCCGGTCGATGCCGTGCCACAGCGTCAACCGCGTGCCGCCGGCGAGCGGCTCGAGCTCCCAGCGAAGCTCGCCGTCGCCCCAGGTGTACTCCAGCACCCTCGGCGCCTCCGCCCGCCTCACGGTGGACGCGGACACCTGCGGCGTCGGCGTGCCCACGGTCGAGAGGGTCACCGGCCCCGCAGCGGCCAGGGTCCGGTCCGCGTCGAACGGCGCCCACTCCGCGAGGTGCGCGGGATCGGTGAGCGCCTCCCAGACCCTCGCCGGCGGGTGGCGGAGATCCCGCACCAGCACCAGGGTCCAGCGCTCGCCATCCTTGCGGACCTCGGCCCCGGACGCGGCGCCGGGTTCGTACTCGCGGCTGCTCATCGCTTCGTTCCTTTCCGTGAGGCCTGCTCCATGCGATCGAGGTGGCGCTCGAGCGCGTCCACGTGGGCCGTCCAGAAGCGCCGGAACGGCGCGAGCCACGCGTCGATCTCCCGCAGCGGCTCGGGCCGGATCCGGTAGACACGCCGCTGCGCCTCGACCCTCGCCTCCACCAGGCCCGCCTCGCGCAGCACCCGGAGGTGCTTGGACACCGACGTCTGCGGCATCCGCAGCCGGCGCTCGATCTCGCCGACGGACTGCTCCGAGGATGCGAGCAGGCCCAGGATGGCCCGGCGGTTCGGCTCCGCGATGGCGGCGAAGGACGTCTCCACGCTTCGTCATATGCCGACTCGTTCATATGACCGCAACCACACCAAAGGGTCCTCGTCGCGCTCCCTCGCGGCTCCGGGACGCGAGCGGGCGGCGCGCCTGCCGCCGCGCCGGATGGAGCGGCTCCACGCGGCGGCGCTCGCGGCGGGGCCGACGACGGGACGCGCCGACGCGGTCCCGCCGGCGCCTGCCCGCGTGGCGTCCTCACCCCCCGAGCGAGGAACCGGACGCCGGGTACACGTTCCGTACGGCACGTGATCGTGGGATGGCGTGCACGTCGGGCGCCTGCTCTGGTGGCGCGTCACGGGGATGGCGCTGCCGGCGGATCGACGCCGCCGAGCGACCGGGGATGGGGGCGCGGGGGGCCCGACCGATGACGAAGACTTCGACGGTGCTCGCGCTCGTGATCGCGGGCTGTGGCGGCAGCGGTGGCGGCGGCTCGCAGGTCGGGCAGGTCGTCACGGTGGTGCGGACCGACGCCTTGACGGCGCCGGACCAGGTGACGGCGGTGAGGGTGTTCGCCTCGCCGGCGAACGTCACGCAGGACCTGGCACACCAGCCGGACGGCACCTTCGGCGGCGTGCTCACGCTGCCCGTCGGCGTGCAGACCATCACGGTCTCGGTGTATGCGGGCCCGTCCGTCGTCGGCACCGGCGCCGCCACCGTCGCCATCCAGGCGAACGCGGCCTCCCAGGTCACGCTCCGCATCGTGGACAGCACCGGCCCCGGCCCCACGCCGGGCCAGGGCCCGATCATCGTCGCCCTCTCGGCCTCCAAGATGACGCCGCTCGTGGGCGAGTCCATCGCCCTGAGCGCGCGCGTGGTGGCGCCCGCGGGCGCGGCCGTGACCTACGCATGGTCCCAGGATTGCGCCTCCGGAACCTTCACCACGCCGGCCGCCGAGTCCACGAGCTGGTCCTCGAGCGCGGCGGGCGCCTGCGCGCTCACGCTGACCGCCACCGCGAACGGCCTCGCCGACGCGAGCGCGGTCGCCATCCAGGTGCTGGCGCCGGGGAGCGCCACCGGGTCGGTGTCGATCGTGGGCACGTTCGTGCCCCGCACCACCATCGGCGCCATCTCCGCCTACCCCTCCCCCGCCGCGACGGAGGCGGGCTGCACGGTCGGCCGCACCGGCGCCGACGGCACCTGCCGCATGGCGGTCCACTCCGGCCAGACGATCGGGATCACGCTCGACCCCGGGGCGGCCCCCGGCGCCGCCACCTACGCGCTCCGGGACGGCTGCGGCGGCGCCATCGTCCCCGGCGCCGCGGCGTCCTCCTTCCAGTGGACGCCGCCGTCGGCGGGCGGCTTCTGCGTGCTCACCGGGACCAAGGTCGAGGACGGCGTCGCCGACGCCTTCGCGTTCGGGCTGTACGCCGACCCCGTGCTCGCCCCGTCGCCCCGGCAGGCCTTCGACTGGACGCCGCACGCGGTGGGGACGGCACCGCCGCCCCACGCCTTCGTCGAGCAGCCCACCACGGCCGCGCACGTGGTCTGGAGCGGCACGACCTTCGCGGACACGCATGGCCGCATCACCTTCGTCCCGCAGGGCGCGCTGCCGTCCACCACCGCCGTGGGCCTCTGGAGCCCGGCGGAGACGCTGGTCGGCCCATGGGCCACCGGCGCGACCCGGTTCGTGGCCGACGCGGCGCACGGGGCGAGCGCGGTGGACACCTCCGGTGACTTCACGGTCTGCGTGAAGTTCAAGCCCGGCCTCCACCCCGGGATGACGGCGCCCAACAAGACGCTGGTGGCGCGCGGGCAGGCCGAGTTCCCCACCGCGGCGTGGCCGGAAGGCTGGGCGCTCATGCAGATGCACGAGGCCTACTGCTTCCACTACCTCACGGCGACCGCCGGAGGCGCCATCATGTCGCCGGACACGAGCGTGACGCCGGAGGCGGTCGAGACCTACGCGTTCGACTACATGTGCGGCGGGCGCGCCGGCGGGCAGATCCTCGCCGGCGCACATGGCCAGAGCGGCGCGCTCGCCACCGCGGTCGCCACCGCGTTCTCCGACGAGTCCGCCCTGCCGCTGTCCATCGGCTCGTACCCGACCGGCGACGACCCCACGCTGGACGCCTCCGTCTACGAGGTGATCTTCGACACGCGCCCGGCGACGGTGGACACGTTCCGCGACATCGTCGGCGCTGCGGAAGGCACGCGTCTCGCGAACGGCGCGGTGTGGGTCCCGCGGCGCGTCGCGGGGGAGACGGCGACCGGCGCCGACGGTCAGGGCTACCCGCTGCCTCCCTACGCGAACCCGGGGCGGTGGCCCGTCCCGGTGGTGGACGGGACGGTCCCCGGCAACGCCCAGCTCGGCTACCGCCGGCCGCTCGCGGAGCGGACCTCGACGACCGGCTACTGCATCGGCGCGGAGCTGGTCGCGGACGGCGCGTGGGCCGACGTCGGCGGGATCGTCCTCACGTTCATCGACGACGCGGCCACGCAGTCCACCCGGCTCTACCTCGACCCCCGCGTCTGCTTCGCCACGGAGGCACCGGGGCAGGCGGCGACGTCGGCGTGCAGCGCCTCGACGCTGCCCTACGACTCGTGGCCGCCGGGTTCGCTGCACCGGTTCACCGCCTGCGCCGACGCCAGCAGCGGGGCGCTGACCGCCTACGTGGACGGCGCCGCCACGTCCGTGCTGCCCGCCGGAGCCACCGGCGGCGTCCCGGACCTCTCGAGTGGCGTGCTCACCATCGGCTCCAGCCTGGGCGGCGCCAGCATCTCGCGGGTCTTCGCCTGCCCGTTCGCGGACGCGGCGCGCTGCCAGTGAGCCCGGCGCGAGCCGGGGGGCCGGTGCGCGCGCCGGTGTTCGATCGCCGCGCGGGCGCGTCGCCGGCCGCGACGACTTCGCGTCAGGGCGCCGCCGGAGCCTCCAGCCGGAGCGGCTGGCCCGACCGGTAGCGCGCCAGCGTCGCGCGCGCGTCGCCCGCCTGCGCGGCGCCCGCGCGCTCCAGCAGCTCCACCGCCCTGCCCTGCTCCGCGACCGCGTCGCCGAACCGGCCCGCGGCGGCATACGCGGCCGCGAGCGTCTCGAGCGCGGCGGGATCGCGGCCGTCGGTGAGCGAGCGGGCCCGCGACGCGAGCCGCACCGCCTCCTCGGCGTCCGTGCCGGTGGCGCCGGGCCGGGTGGCGAGCAGCAGCGCCGTGCGGCCCAGCGGCTCGGGTGCGCGCGGATCGAGCCGGACCGCCTCGCGCAGCTCGCGCAGCCCCTCGTCGAAGCGGCCCGCCATCGCGAGCGAGGTCCCGAGCGCCGCCCGGAGCCGGGCGGCGCCGGGGGCGAGCCGCACGGCCTCGCGCGCGTGATCGGTCGCCTCGCCCGGGCGGCCCACCCCGAGGAGCAGCTCGGCGGCCCAGCGGTGCGCGCTGCCCGACTCCGGGTTGAGGTCCAGCGCCCGGCGCTCCGCGGCGAGCGCCTCGGGGACCTGGCCCTCGAGCGCGAGCGCGCGACCGAGGTTCACCCAGGCGGTCGCGAAGCGCGGCCACGCCGCGATCGCCGCGCGGTACAGGCCCTCGGCACGCGCGAGATCGCTCGAGCGGTCGGCGTCCACCCCCAGCTGCACCAGCGCCTCCGCCACCGCCTGGCGGATCACGCCGTCGGCGGGCGCGGCCTGCGCGGCGGCCTCGAGCTGGGCGACGCCCGCCGCGTCCCCGCGACCCAGGGCCGCCACCCCGGCGACCAGGAGCCGCTCGGCCCGGGCGCCGTCCGCCAGCGCCGCCGGGTCGCCGCCGGTGACCCGCGCCGTGGGAGGGATGCCGCGGCTCAGGGTCCCGAGCGTGGCCAGGTTCGCGGCGGCGCGCACGCCGGGCGGCACGGCGAGCTCCGCGGGCGCGTAGAACTCCAGGACCGGGCGCTCCAGGGTGTTGACGGTGTCCTCCAGCGCCAGCCACGGTGCGAGCGTCTCGCGGTCGGCCGCGAGCAGCGCCACGACCTCGGCCGCCGTCCGCCAGCCGTGCCGGCGCAGGTCGTCGCTCTCCGGCGCGTCGAGCACCCGCTGGACCCTGGCCAGGTCCAGCGCCAGCGGGCCGTCGAGCCCGACCAGGAAGCACGACGACTGCGCGATCCACACGTAGGTGTCGGGGAACGCCTCCTCGAACGTGCGCAGGATGACGCGGAGGTCCGCCGCGGGCACGTCGAGCGGAACCCATTGCATCATCACGCCGCCGGGGGCGAGGTGGGCGCGCGCCGACCGGTAGTAGTCCTGCGAGTAGAACTGCGCGTTCCCTGCGTGCCCGGACCGCGACTTGCCGTCGGAGATGATCGCGTCGTACCGCTCGGCGCTCCGGCGCAGGAAGGCCACGCCGTCGTCGTTCACCACCCGCACGCGCGGGTCGTCGAGCACCGCGCCGTCGAAGCGGTCGAAGAGGCGCGCACCCTCGATCACCGAGGGCGACAGCTCGACCACGTCGACCCGCTCGACCCCGGGGTGGCGCGCCACCTCGCCCGCCAGGATCCCGGTGCCGAGGCCGATGGTGAGCACGCGGGCCGGAGGCCGGTCGCGCAGAAGGATCGGGAAGTGCGCCAGCACCTGCTGCTTGCGGTCCACGCCCTCGCTGCTCTGGCCGATGCGGACCCCGTCCACCAGCATGACGCGCTGCCGGCCGTCGTCGGCGCGCTGGATCACCTTGACCGTCGAGACCAGGCCCTCGCGGTAGAACAGCACCGGATCGTCCGGGCCCTCCTCGGTGGCGCCGAACGGCGCGGGCCGCCAGAGCGCGACCAGCAGCGCGCACGCCCACAGACCGGCGGAGACGGGCGCCGCGCGGAGCAGGACCGCCGGCCGCCGGTGGTCCTCGCGCGCGGGGAGGAGCGCCCAGGCGGCGGCGATCAGGTTCAGCACCGCCATGAGCGCGACGCCCCGCTGCATCCCCACGGCCGGCAGCACCACGAAGCCGCCCAGCACCGCGCCGGCGATGTTCCCGAGCGTGTTCGCGCCGTAGAGCTGCCCGAGGCGCCCGCCCAGCGTGTCGAGCGAGCGGGCCCAGATCCGCGCCGCGAGCGGGAACGTCATCCCGATGAGCGTGGTCGGGACGATCATCACCAGGAAGCTGAGCCCGAACCGACCGGCGAGCAGCGCCTCCCACCGGAGCTCCAGGCCGTCGATCCACCGCTGCGCGTCGCCCATCAGCGCGCCCATGAGCGGCAGGGTCGCGAGCGTGGACGCGGCGATGCCGGCCTGGACCCAGCCGAACGCCCGGCGCGGGCTCCGCACCCGATCCACGAACGCGCGCGCCACGAAGCTCCCCAGCGCGATGCCCACCAGGAACGCGGTGAGCATGGTGACGAACGCGTAGGTGGAGGTGCCAACGATCAGGATCAGCATGCGCGTCCAGATCACCTCCAGCGCGAGGGAGGACACGCCCGAGAGCGCCATGACGGCGAGGATCCACCCGGTCCCGGACGCCGCGCCCGCCGCCGGCGCGGGCGCGGGAGCCTCGACGGCGGGCGGCGGCGCCCCGGCCGCGCCGCGGGCCCGCGAGAACGCGAGCGCCCCGAGCCCCACCGCCACGTTCGCCGCGGCGGCGGCCCACAGCGTGCCGTGCACCCCGAGCGCGCGGATCAGCGCGAAGCCCGCCGCGACGCTCCCCGCCACCGCGCCCGCGGTGTTGAGCGCGTACACGAAGCTCAGCTCGCGGCCGAGGTGGCCGATGCGGCGGACCAGGGCCCGCGTGATCGCCGGGAGCGTGCCGCCCATGAGCACGGTGGGCGGCAGCACCACCACCGCCGCGAGTCCCGCCCGCACCAGCAGCAGCCCGAGGGAGTCCGGCGCGAGCCGCGAGGCGGCCCACAGGTGGACCGGATCGAGGGCGCGCACCACGGCGGTGCCTGCGATCGCCGTGACCGCGACGCCCAGCTCGAGCAGCGCATAGAGCCGCAGCGGGTCGCGGCAGCGGTCCGCCGCGCGCCCGAGCAGCCAGCTCCCGAGCGCCAGCCCACCGAGGAACGTGGCGAGCACCGCGGTCACCGCGTGCGCGGTGACGCCGAAGATCTCGTTCAGCAGGCGCGACCACGCCACCTGGTAGACCAGGCCGGCCGCGCCGGAGACGAAGAACAGCGCGTACACCCCGCCGTCACGCCGGAAACCCCTCATGGGGGTGCGACTGTATGCTCCGGCCCTGCGACGATCCATCCCCCGGGAGTCGGTGGGAAGCCCCAGGCCACCCGGGGCGGTGAGCGACGGCGCGCGGCAGCGACGGATTCACGATGCGTGCGTGCGCGGCCCCGGGACGTATCCCGCCACCGCGCGCGCTCGCGCGGCCCCGCCCGACGCCGGAAACCTACAACCGATGCAAGGAGATGTGCGCTGTCTGCCCACGGCGGCGCCGCTGCTTTGGCGGCTTTTGCTGACCCGGTGCGTCGTGGGATTTTGCCCCACGATTCAACGACACCGGATCGCGGGACGCACCCAGGGCTCACCGGGGGTTCCGCCACCCCAGCCCGCAAGGAAAGCGAGATGCCGATCACCCGCCTGCTCCTCGCCTTCGCCGTCCTGGCCGCCCTGGCCGGATGCGGAGGCGGAGGCTCCACCTCCACGCAGGGGCCGCTCCCCCCCGCCGGCCAGACCGTGACGGTCGAGGTCCGCCCGAAGGAGATCCAGGTCGCGCCGGGCGGGACCGTGGACTTCTCCAGCGTCGTGACCGGCACCGCCGACACGGGCGTCACCTGGGAGGCCGACGCCGGCACCGTGAGCCAGACCGGCAGCTACGTCGCGCCGCTCGCCGCGGGCACCTACACCGTCAGCGCGACGAGCAAGGGCAACGGACTGGCGAAGGGCCGGTCGAAGGTCGTGGTCACCCCGACGCCGGCGCCGATCTCGGTGACCGTCTCCCCATCGACGGCCGCCGTGGGCGCGGGCGGCACGGTCGCGTTCACCGCGACGGTCAGCAACGCCATCGACCCGAGCGTCGCCTGGACCGTGCGCGAGCCGTCCGGCTGCGGCAGCGTGAGCGCGGCCGGCGTCTACACCGCCCCCGGCGCGGCGGCCACCTGTCACGTGGTGGCGGCGAGCGTCGCCGATCCCACCGCCACGGCCGAGGCGACGGTCACCGTGAGCGCGCCGACGCTGCCGGGGCCGGTGGTGGTGAGCCTCTCGCCCGTCAGCGGCGCGGTGGACGCGTGCCGCACGCTCACCTTCACGGCCACCGTCACCGGCGCCGCGAACGGCGCGGTGACCTGGTCCGTCCAGGAAGGCGCGGCCGGCGGGTCCATCACGTCGGGCGGCGTCTACACCGCGCCGGACGCGGCCGGCACGTATCACGTGGTCGCGACCAGCCAGGCGAGCGGGACGGCGAGCAAGGTCGCGGCGGTCACGGTGAGCGACCGGATCCTCGGCGTGTCGGTCTCGCCGGCCACCGTGGAGCTGGCGCCCGGCGCGAGCGCGCAGTTCACCGCCACCGTCACCACGACCTGCGGCGCGTACGCGACGACGCGGACGATCACGGCGCCGAACTGACCCGCCGCTGCGCGGGCGCGCGCGGGCCCGCGCCCGGGGGCTTTACTCGCGACCGGATCCGGCGCATGCCGTCGGCATGACCGGATCCGATCGCCCGCCCCGCCGCACCGCGCTCGTCACGGGCGCGAACCGTGGGATCGGG encodes:
- a CDS encoding SRPBCC family protein yields the protein MSSREYEPGAASGAEVRKDGERWTLVLVRDLRHPPARVWEALTDPAHLAEWAPFDADRTLAAAGPVTLSTVGTPTPQVSASTVRRAEAPRVLEYTWGDGELRWELEPLAGGTRLTLWHGIDRRFVSWGAAGWHVCLDVLDRRLAGEPIVRIVGPDAMKLAGWQRLVGEYAARLGG
- a CDS encoding ArsR/SmtB family transcription factor, coding for METSFAAIAEPNRRAILGLLASSEQSVGEIERRLRMPQTSVSKHLRVLREAGLVEARVEAQRRVYRIRPEPLREIDAWLAPFRRFWTAHVDALERHLDRMEQASRKGTKR
- a CDS encoding fused MFS/spermidine synthase — protein: MRGFRRDGGVYALFFVSGAAGLVYQVAWSRLLNEIFGVTAHAVTAVLATFLGGLALGSWLLGRAADRCRDPLRLYALLELGVAVTAIAGTAVVRALDPVHLWAASRLAPDSLGLLLVRAGLAAVVVLPPTVLMGGTLPAITRALVRRIGHLGRELSFVYALNTAGAVAGSVAAGFALIRALGVHGTLWAAAAANVAVGLGALAFSRARGAAGAPPPAVEAPAPAPAAGAASGTGWILAVMALSGVSSLALEVIWTRMLILIVGTSTYAFVTMLTAFLVGIALGSFVARAFVDRVRSPRRAFGWVQAGIAASTLATLPLMGALMGDAQRWIDGLELRWEALLAGRFGLSFLVMIVPTTLIGMTFPLAARIWARSLDTLGGRLGQLYGANTLGNIAGAVLGGFVVLPAVGMQRGVALMAVLNLIAAAWALLPAREDHRRPAVLLRAAPVSAGLWACALLVALWRPAPFGATEEGPDDPVLFYREGLVSTVKVIQRADDGRQRVMLVDGVRIGQSSEGVDRKQQVLAHFPILLRDRPPARVLTIGLGTGILAGEVARHPGVERVDVVELSPSVIEGARLFDRFDGAVLDDPRVRVVNDDGVAFLRRSAERYDAIISDGKSRSGHAGNAQFYSQDYYRSARAHLAPGGVMMQWVPLDVPAADLRVILRTFEEAFPDTYVWIAQSSCFLVGLDGPLALDLARVQRVLDAPESDDLRRHGWRTAAEVVALLAADRETLAPWLALEDTVNTLERPVLEFYAPAELAVPPGVRAAANLATLGTLSRGIPPTARVTGGDPAALADGARAERLLVAGVAALGRGDAAGVAQLEAAAQAAPADGVIRQAVAEALVQLGVDADRSSDLARAEGLYRAAIAAWPRFATAWVNLGRALALEGQVPEALAAERRALDLNPESGSAHRWAAELLLGVGRPGEATDHAREAVRLAPGAARLRAALGTSLAMAGRFDEGLRELREAVRLDPRAPEPLGRTALLLATRPGATGTDAEEAVRLASRARSLTDGRDPAALETLAAAYAAAGRFGDAVAEQGRAVELLERAGAAQAGDARATLARYRSGQPLRLEAPAAP